Proteins from one Peromyscus eremicus unplaced genomic scaffold, PerEre_H2_v1 PerEre#2#chr22_unloc_1, whole genome shotgun sequence genomic window:
- the LOC131900471 gene encoding LOW QUALITY PROTEIN: fibroblast growth factor receptor 3-like (The sequence of the model RefSeq protein was modified relative to this genomic sequence to represent the inferred CDS: inserted 2 bases in 1 codon; substituted 1 base at 1 genomic stop codon), with the protein MATSMSPGQSMVLICETGVPGPQIPQVPGPELLQQEQVAFGSGDTMELICSLPGGASTGCTVWSKDGTRLAASHRILVGPQRLQELNASREDAGVYICHQQLPRGMRCRFTVPVTDAPALGDNEDGEDVADDTGAPYWTRPDRMDMKLLSVPATSTVRFHCAAAGSPPPISWLKNGKEFRGEHRIGGLHLRHQHWSLVMESAVPSDSGTYTCVVQNEFGSIQQTYTLDVLEHFPHRPILHAGLPANQTATLGSDVGFHCEVYSDAQPHVQWLKHVEVNGSKMSPDGKPHVTVLKTSGINTADKELEVLSLRNVTFEDSGXYTCLAGNYFGFSHRSAWLEVLPAERELAEGKEAGSLSAGTISFWVGFSLSILMAATMTLCYLHRATRKGLGPPTVHRSSQFTAEXQVTVESCSSVNSDIPLVHIVRPFSREHTVMANSSELELPADPKWEISRTWLTLGNPLAEGCFGQVFMAEAIGINMDSTANPVTVAVKTLKSKKGGK; encoded by the exons ATGGCCACTTCGATGTCCCCTGGCCAAAGCATGGTCCTCATTTGTGAAACGGGGGTCCCAGGTCCTCAGATACCCC AGGTCCCAGGGCCTGAGCTTCTCCAGCAGGAGCAGGTGGCCTTTGGCAGTGGGGACACCATGGAGCTGATCTGCTCACTGCCTGGAGGAGCCTCCACAGGCTGCACTGTCTGGTCTAAGGATGGCACAAGGCTGGCAGCCTCCCACCGCATCCTGGTGGGGCCCCAGAGGCTACAAGAGCTGAATGCCTCCCGTGAGGATGCAGGGGTCTACATCTGTCATCAGCAGCTCCCTCGGGGTATGAGGTGCCGTTTCACTGTGCCTGTGACAG ATGCTCCAGCCTTAGGAGACAATGAAGATGGGGAGGATGTGGCTGATGACACAG GGGCCCCTTACTGGACTCGACCGGACCGTATGGATATGAAACTGCTGTCTGTGCCAGCCACCAGCACTGTACGCTTCCACTGTGCAGCCGCcggcagccccccccccatctcctggCTGAAGAATGGCAAGGAATTCCGAGGGGAGCATCGCATAGGGGGC CTGCACCTTAGGCACCAGCACTGGAGCCTGGTCATGGAGAGTGCGGTGCCTTCTGATAGTGGCACCTACACCTGCGTGGTACAGAACGAGTTTGGCAGCATTCAGCAGACTTACACACTGGACGTGCTGG AGCACTTCCCACATCGGCCCATCCTGCATGCTGGGCTGCCAGCGAACCAGACAGCCACTCTAGGCAGTGACGTAGGGTTCCACTGCGAGGTGTATAGTGATGCCCAACCACACGTCCAGTGGCTGAAGCATGTTGAGGTGAATGGCAGCAAGATGAGCCCTGATGGCAAGCCCCATGTCACCGTACTCAAG ACATCAGGCATTAACACTGCCGACAAGGAGCTAGAAGTTCTGTCCTTGCGCAATGTCACCTTTGAGGACTCGGG GTACACCTGCCTGGCAGGCAATTATTTCGGGTTTTCCCATCGCTCTGCATGGCTGGAGGTACTGCCGG CTGAGAGAGAGCTGGCAGAGGGTAAGGAGGCCGGCAGCTTATCTGCGGGCACCATCAGCTTCTGGGTGGGCTTCTCCCTCTCAATTTTGATGGCGGCAACTATGACACTCTGCTACCTGCATAGAGCCACAAGAAagggcctgggccctcccactgTTCACAGGAGTTCTCAATTCACAGCTGAGTGACAG GTGACCGTGGAGTCCTGCTCCTCCGTGAACTCTGACATACCCCTGGTCCACATCGTCCGCCCATTCTCAAGAGAACATACTGTTATGGCTAATAGTTCTGAGCTTGAGCTGCCTGCTGACCCAAAGTGGGAAATATCTAGAACTTG GCTGACACTCGGCAATCCTCTGGCAGAAGGCTGCTTTGGCCAGGTTTTTATGGCAGAGGCTATTGGCATTAACATGGACAGCACTGCCAACCCTGTCACCGTGGCCGTGAAAACACTGAAGAGTAAGAAGGGAGGGAAGTAA